A window of the Acidimicrobiales bacterium genome harbors these coding sequences:
- a CDS encoding LLM class F420-dependent oxidoreductase: protein MRLALGLGYWGKGAPAGAMEQIQTAEALEFDSIWTAEAYGSDALTPLAWWGASTSTIGLGTSICQLSARTPTAMAMAAMTMDHLSGGRFRLGLGASGPQVVEGWYGQPYPKPLARTREYVDIVRKVIAREEPVAYDGDHYQLPFDGGAGLGKPLKSTIHPYRTDIPIYLGAEGPKNVALTAEIADGWLPLFFSPKDNDFYASALAEGFARPGAHTTPDAFDVAAVVPVVVGDDIEKAADAIRPMLALYAGGMGAKEANFHLNVFSRMGFDDACATIQDLYLAGDKGAAIAAVPTEMVEAVALVGPPDKIRDDLAAWEESVVDTLVVSGPPPLLRQIADIVN from the coding sequence ACGGCCGAAGCGCTCGAGTTCGACAGCATCTGGACCGCCGAGGCCTACGGGTCCGACGCACTCACCCCACTCGCCTGGTGGGGCGCGTCGACCTCGACGATCGGGCTCGGCACCTCGATCTGCCAACTGTCCGCCCGCACGCCGACGGCGATGGCCATGGCCGCCATGACGATGGATCACCTGTCGGGCGGCCGCTTCCGTCTCGGCCTCGGTGCCTCGGGCCCGCAGGTGGTCGAGGGCTGGTACGGCCAGCCGTATCCCAAGCCGCTGGCGCGTACCCGGGAGTACGTCGACATCGTGCGCAAGGTGATCGCTCGTGAGGAGCCCGTGGCCTACGACGGCGACCACTATCAGCTCCCGTTCGACGGTGGCGCCGGGCTCGGCAAGCCGCTCAAGTCGACCATCCATCCCTACCGGACCGACATTCCCATCTATCTCGGTGCCGAGGGGCCGAAGAACGTCGCACTCACGGCAGAGATCGCCGACGGCTGGCTTCCGCTCTTCTTCTCACCCAAGGACAACGACTTCTATGCGTCGGCGCTTGCGGAGGGCTTCGCTCGACCGGGTGCGCACACCACTCCCGACGCATTCGACGTCGCGGCGGTCGTCCCGGTCGTGGTGGGCGACGACATCGAGAAGGCAGCTGATGCCATCCGGCCGATGCTCGCGCTCTACGCCGGCGGCATGGGCGCCAAGGAGGCCAACTTCCACCTCAACGTCTTCAGCCGGATGGGGTTCGATGACGCATGCGCCACGATCCAGGACCTCTACCTCGCCGGCGACAAGGGTGCTGCCATCGCTGCCGTGCCCACCGAGATGGTCGAGGCCGTCGCCTTGGTCGGCCCGCCCGACAAGATTCGCGACGACCTGGCCGCGTGGGAGGAGTCGGTGGTCGACACGCTCGTCGTCAGCGGCCCACCGCCGCTGCTCCGACAGATCGCCGACATCGTCAACTGA